One Brassica napus cultivar Da-Ae chromosome C4, Da-Ae, whole genome shotgun sequence genomic region harbors:
- the LOC125585955 gene encoding uncharacterized protein LOC125585955 has product MVSNSFPVAEHSVMMVSEEVSAIIQGETPIKRSDSGSFVLDCNIRDKSFPRSLCDLRSSVNLMPHSIAISLGYDEFKPTEITLVLADRSVRVPEGVLDDVPIRINDCQVPTDFVVLKYQNEPKDPLILGRPFLATAGAIIDIKEGRICLNFGNIPMTFDMEKLIKRPLIDKQASYVDDISELAEESFIDQCSDDPLKKVLTSTEGETFSIDIIADEYT; this is encoded by the coding sequence ATGGTATCCAACAGCTTCCCAGTTGCTGAACACAGCGTCATGATGGTTTCAGAGGAAGTAAGTGCAATAATCCAAGGCGAAACTCCGATCAAGAGATCTGATTCGGGCAGTTTTGTTCTAGATTGCAACATACGAGACAAGAGTTTTCCTCGATCCCTTTGTGACCTAAGATCCAGCGTAAATCTCATGCCGCACTCTATCGCGATATCCCTGGGATACGACGAGTTCAAACCCACCGAAATAACTTTGGTCCTTGCTGATAGATCCGTCAGAGTACCTGAGGGAGTACTAGATGACGTGCCGATAAGAATTAACGACTGTCAAGTACCAACAGATTTCGTTGTGTTGAAATACCAGAATGAACCAAAAGATCCCCTCATCTTAGGTAGACCATTTCTAGCTACCGCTGGTGCAATCATCGACATTAAGGAAGGTCGGATATGTTTAAACTTTGGAAACATTCCAATGACCTTCGATATGGAAAAACTGATAAAACGACCCTTAATCGATAAACAAGCCTCTTACGTGGACGATATCTCTGAGTTGGCTGAAGAATCCTTCATAGACCAATGCTCAGATGATCCCCTGAAAAAAGTGCTCACATCTACCGAAGGGGAAACATTTAGCATCGACATCATAGCTGATGAATACACGTGA
- the LOC111212058 gene encoding uncharacterized protein LOC111212058, whose amino-acid sequence MVFEFKNIHTKIDENYSDLNNTFLQLASHFKDLESQVASMPSSSKQPMGSLSGKQEKNPKESCNVVFSTTSSEIELSDHEKEEDEIERLVFGTEFGKVERFVVATAEAQIVKDAARKVEAMNLQRAEHKAKKQVEKRADNKLKEVKLEEATEVEISPYDKLPFPQRVLTKAQKKVLSKFRKDLSDVGVRLPEISGMREAHVQMILINDILNHQDKVAELLDISILKIDSPIPPKSLPKLESQGMFTLPCYLGIEVMQPNTSSPQFGDSSSTTHIGLINDFPLKIGACTIHIDLTVLKMATEKRVPLILGTPFLTTVGACIDFSNKKVTLLNVNKAVSYPLQSPKVNAEYCGTITCGASSIEKTKAEGVGIEKEDLAGESSKELCDEHLESAKKKEVSIAAKAAHDKKKIVKEPHPPPLDKTPHTLTLHPMKFKDGTIEYKIKCKGRSKPFSSARAIITPQLQNDPIKLQELLSHVLTITLEGGKDPLSH is encoded by the exons ATGGTTTTTGAGTTCAAGAACATCCACACAAAGATTGATGAGAACTACTCTGACCTCAACAACACGTTCTTACAACTTGCCTCTCACTTCAAGGATTTGGAGAGTCAAGTTGCTTCTATGCCTTCATCCTCCAAGCAGCCAATGGGGTCTCTATCAGGGAAACAAGAAAAGAACCCCAAGGAGTCTTGCAATGTTGTCTTCTCCACTACTTCTTCAGAGATTGAGCTGAGTGATCATGAGAAAGAGGAAGATGAGATTGAAAGATTGGTATTTGGAACTGAGTTTGGGaaagttgagagatttgttGTGGCCACAGCTGAAGCACAGATTGTGAAGGACGCTGCCAGGAAGGTTGAAGCAATGAATCTGCAAAGAGCTGAGCACAAGGCTAAGAAACAAGTTGAGAAGAGAGCTGACAACAAGCTGAAAGAGGTTAAGCTAGAGGAAGCCACTGAGGTTGAGATATCACCCTATGATAAGCTCCCTTTCCCCCAAAGAgttctcaccaaagctcagaaGAAGGTGCTCTCCAAGTTCAGGAAAGATCTTAGTGATGTTGGGGTCAGGCTTCCAGAAATCTCGGGTATGCGTGAAGCTCATGTCCAGATGATACTCATCAACGACATTCTAAACCACCAAGATAAAGTGGCCGAGCTTTTGGACATCTCCATTCTGAAGATTGATTCACCAATCCCTCCAAAGTCCCTCCCTAAGCTTGAGTCTCAAGGGATGTTCACCTTGCCTTGCTACCTTG GGATTGAGGTCATGCAGCCAAACACATCTTCCCCACAGTTTGGAGATTCCTCTTCTACAACTCATATTGGTCTCATCAACGACttccctttgaagattggaGCATGCACCATTCATATAGACCTCACTGTTCtgaagatggcaactgagaagagagtCCCATTGATCCTTGGCACTCCATTCCTCACAACAGTGGGAGCTTGCATAGACTTTTCCAACAAGAAGGTTACACTCCTAAATGTGAACAAAGCTGTCTCATATCCACTACAATCCCCAAAGGTGAATGCTGAGTATTGTGGAACAATCACTTGTGGAGCATCCTCCATTGAGAAGACCAAGGCTGAAGGGGTTGGTATTGAGAAAGAAGATCTTGCTGGAGAGTCCTCTAAAGAGCTGTGTGATGAGCACTTGGAAAGTGCTAAAAAGAAGGAGGTGAGTATAGCCGCAAAGGCTGCtcatgacaagaagaagattgtgAAAGAACCTCATCCTCCACCTCTTGATAAGACTCCTCACACTCTCACTCTCCACCCAATGAAGTTTAAGGATGGGACCATTGAGTACAAAATCAAGTGCAAGGGAAGGTCTAAGCCATTCTCAAGTGCAAGGGCCATCATCACTCCTCAGCTCCAAaatgatccaatcaagcttcaagagcttctctcCCACGTCCTCACCATCACTCTTGAAGGTGGGAAGGACCCTCTTTCTCACTAG